The Coccidioides posadasii str. Silveira chromosome 2, complete sequence genomic interval GGCGATGCTGTCATACCACAAGCCATGAAGCAGGGTGTTCGTGGGtaagttagttaactaaccaCTTTGTAGTGGCCACTGGTTGGCGATAAAGAGCTGGCGATGTGGATCATGACGTTGAACTCTGCGAAATGGCCCGGGGtgtgaagatggagaaatgGATGACGCCCCCATATCGTCAGCAGGGGAGCACAGAGTACGGAACTCGATTCGCTATTTTCTGGCGGTGAGCTGTTCCGAAGGAATAAGAAAAATCAGAAAATgaataacaagaaaaaaaaaaaaaggaaaaaaaaaaaaggaatccctactccgtactgcaTACTGTGAGAGCTTTCCCCATAGATGGCCCGGCAGTTGACCTGCGCTTCTCCACACTCAGCTGTCCACGCGGGATTCTGGCGGTTGGGATCCTCCGGCCGGATAATATGTGCACAatctgtgtgtgtgtgagtgTGTGTGAGTGAAAAGGACAAGACGTCTGTGCTCCCAACATCCAGACCCGGCTTCTGAATAATACAGAATCGCAAACACTGCAGCCGGACATCAACCGCACTCTCCGTCCCCTCCCGTCGGATGATGGAGTTTTAGTCAACTATTATTCAACCTCCGTTCTCGTGAGCTACGATGGACGGTCGATCCTCCGAGTCCTGGCCCCGTATGACCAATTGCTAATGAACTTCGCTGCTCTATTCTCGCACGTGCGGGAATCGAGTCTGCTTAAGATCCTTCATTGAAAATcatgaagagaaaaaaaaaatacgaACAAGACCGGCCTGATTGACAGCACTGGTTGCCTAAACTCCCGAAGGAATTCCCCACAAACGTCTTTTACCCCCTCTCTCCCCAGCGGTTCGTTGGAAAAAAAACCTTCGTTTCCCGGTAGCTCAGCACAAAACATCGAAAAGAGAACAAAACCAAGGGTCATGGTACCCCGCGCTCTCCCGTATTCAAAATCAATCTCTCTCAGCCACCCTTTCGCCGAGCAGCCTAACAAACCCCCAGCTCACCCCCAGTTCTCCCCACAAACAATCCATCCCTATCAGCTTGGCACACACACACGCTCTCGCCCTTTCTCCGGTGGCTTTCTGACGCGGCTGGATATCTTAGTCGACGAGGGACCTTGAATTCCATTATTGATAAGGCATCCTTTCGGCTCAAAGCAGGAAATATAACGCCTTGTGGATTGGGGGCCCACGCCGATGCGGGGTCGTGAGGAGAGGCAAATGATGGATCTAACCAGAAAATCCTTCTTCATAAAGTTACTCCCTACTCTATATGAGATGGTCTCTTCGTGTCTTTTAGTTCCTTTGCCAATGTGTCTGATCATCAGGGACCCGCGATCACAGCGTAGAACACGAAAAAGAGAGTTGTGCAGCACCACAAAGTGTCCCACCGCAGGTCTGCCGAACGTAGTACATACTCTCACACACCGAGTGCATACACTTGGTTCGACCATCCCTCGGGAGTCCAGCACCTCGGGCTTCGGGGTTATGAAACTCTCCTCTCTATCTCTCGCTTTTCAGTAAGAAATCAGGGTAGAACTCTCCGCAGAATCGTGAGACGGGTCTGGATATTAAACATACCCTGCCGTGTAACTGATAGGGcgaagggggaaaaaaaaaaataaaatagtaaataataaataataaaaaaaattaataataataataataataataaacaaagaaaatCGTCAAAAAAATTCCCGAGTCTTTGGCAAAAGTAGCCATGTCCAGACGGTCTTCTAGAGGCAAACTGGCTATCCAAAgcatgtatgtactgtacatacaaACATACTTACGAAATGGGGTCGAAGCAAGACGATGCGATGCGATGGCCCCCAACCAAAAAGAAACCCCATCAAATTAATCTTTAGCCACCCTTACACCGCTTCCTATGTACGCCAGGCGTGTAAATGCTCCCCCTTAGCGAATGAATCGCAAATAAAAATGCATTTCTGTAGCGGTTGCTCGATTATCATGACGAAGTCAACATGTTCCAGGTGGCCGCATCACAGGTCACCTCCTCGAAGCTGTGGAGCGTAGAGAACCCCATGGCCGACAGACCATCGAAATTGCCGTCTCCATCCACCTGCCGCCAAATTGCCGTTAGCTAAAAAGAACATGTCCAAGAGGGCGCGCTGACCCGAATTTTACCCGGGTCTCTATTTTGGGGTGGTTGTTGGCGCAAAacttgttttctttggaaagggaaaaagagttCCGGCGAACGCTGAAAAAGCCTCACACACATATATATTAATATGCAAAAGGCAAAAGAATAAGCCACTTACACAATCCAGAACCACCGCACTGGCCCCCTGGCTACGTAATTGCTTGATTCCCAGTAAAATCAGGCCTTGAACGATGGTCGAATACTCCCCGGCAGAAGGGGAGATGACCGCTGAGGAGATTCCTCCACCCATAGGACGCGCCTCCTTCACTGTGGGAACGAATTCGGCCAGCGTCGATTCACTGGTGTACACAACAACAGTCCCCAAGATAGCGTCATCGCCATTCCGTTTAGCGCGAATGATTCCATTCGCAGAAGACCCACTTAACGCCATTTTGTATATCTCCATAACTCCCTGCCGTGAATTCGTCTTAACGTGATCGAGGATTGCTTCTGCATAGTCCAGGCCATAAACCAGATCGTAACTCACTTCCGCACTCTTCAAAGTTCGAGTAAGGCCTTCTGGTGGTGTCCACTCCCCCAGATTTGGCAGGATCATTGTGCAAACAGGTCTGGATAAAGACGTATTCCAACCCAGACTGGCGAACCACTGACGGAGACGTTTTCTCTCTACTGGGTTTCCTGTCGGAATACCAAGATATACACCTGGGAGCCGTGAGCCCAACTGGAATCGCCTCACGCCTTGTCTCTGCATCAATGATCGAATTGCACGATTGTGTAAAGAGTTTCCAATCGACAGCTTTCGCCTCCCCGGATCGACGATCAGGGCGCCAATTACAGCAGTCCCGGTGGACTTGAAGAAGTATGTCGAGCAGAACCCATACAGCGCCTGAGTGCTGCTATTCCTGACAACAAAATGCGCCTCTTCAACATCAGAATTTCGTAACAAGAATGTATTGGATGTAACACCTGCAAGAGCCGATCGTTGGTTGTGCGTGCTGTCTTCGCGGATAGCGGTGAGCAGTTCGTCCAATGCGTTCGCATCGCGATCCTCATTCCAATTTTCTACAAGCCAATGCTGCCTTGACTGGTGAAGCTTCTGGCTGCGGCTCAAGGTGCCGGGAAGAACGCCGGTAGCCGTCAAATCTCCGTACAAAACCTTGACCAACGCCTGAAGAGCTGTTTCTGTAAAATCGTATGTGCACACATATGTTCCAATGGACTGATCTGTGGCAAAGTCATAAGGTGAGCTCACTGCCACTACTACAAGTGGTTTGGAACGCCTATCTCCATTTGCTGCAAACTGTGCATTGCATATCATGGCAACATGTTTTGTGAAGCCATACTGATAGAGGTTTCGGTTCGAGTCAGCGGTGACAACGATGACACCGCTTGCGCGATTAATAAGATTTTCGTGGACTGGGCGAACTCCATTGGCGGTATATGATGTATGGAGAACGCGACCGTTTCTATGTCGAGCTAGCGAGCGCCCAAATTCGCGAAAAACGCTCTCCCCGCTCATGACAGATGCACTGCGCTCCCAGGAGACTGTATCTGTGGAAAGAACGGTTTCTCTGCTACTTTCAGTGATTGAGAGGGACACAGCAGATGCGGGCAAAGGTTTGACTAAAGGTGTGAGAAGGAGAAGCTCTTCGTCGGGTTCCAGGACGCTGGTGAGTGGAAGGAGGTTGTTTTTGTCTCTGACGATGGTAATGGAGCTGTTATAGGCCCTGGTGGATAGATTGGTGTGGGATGGTTGCATTTGGGAGAGAAGACTGATGCCGGCAGGGTTTAATGCCTTCTCCCACGATGTACAGCGGGCTTTCATGTCAAGAACTCTCTGCACTGATTGCCTGATCCGTTCTTTATTGATGATACCGTTCTCAACCCCAAGTCTCAAGCCATTGATTGCTTCTTGCTGAACTGAGAATGACCGGCAAAGGAGTATCAAGTCGCAGCCAGCTTTCATCGCCATTACCGTTCCTCCTCCTACTCCAATGTTGAAACTGAGCGCTTCCATTTCCAGGCATTCAGAGACCACGACGCCGTTGAAGTTGAGGTCCTTCCGAAGCAAGTCATCGACAACTTGCTCGGACAAGCAAGCGTGCATCACGTTCACCCCAGCCGATGACATTGCGCAACCACCAACCATCATAGAATCAATCCCCTGTGCGATTGCGTTTCGAAAAGGGACAAGGGCACTCATGCTGAGCTGCTCAAGCGTGTCTGTGATAACAGGGACGTCCGTTTGGTTTCCTAGCACTTCAAGGTTTCCATAAGATGGAAAGTGCTTCCCACAAGTAACCAAGCCCGCTTCCTGATAGCCCTTCATGAACTCAACACCGTAGGCTGATACCTCTTGAGCATCATCCCCGATACTTCTGACTCCCAAAGGCTGACTTCTTGCGTTGTTCAAGACATCCAGGACCGGACCAAGGATCCAATTGACTCCGACAGCACTGAGCTCTTGAGCAGTGGCTTTCGCAACTTCCCTTGCCAGAGACTTCGATCCAGTAGCCGCGATTCCCATAGCGCTCGGAAATTGGCGGATATAGATCTCATCGAAAAGACTGTTGACGCCTCCATTCTCCTGATCGAGGCCAATCATGAGTGGAGCAGGGTGACCAGCATCCCGGGCAATAGTCTGAAGCTCTAACACGAGCTTTGTGGTTTCTTCTGCCGCTATCAAGACATTAGTTGTTTGTTGATAGCTTTTGTGTGGTGGGCTAGATAGCAAAAAGGGGAAAATCCGAGAAGGAGCGTCGCCTGGATAGAGAGGTAGATGAAAGACCAGACAGAGAAGGACAATAGGCATGGATATCTACAGTGCATAGGGAAATTGATTTACAGCAAGCAAGAGAGAGGAGGGGCGGGCTGCACATTTAAGATTCTTGGCAGTCAGAATGATCGAACCAAGCCGATAGTCCTCGATAAGTGACCGGATCTGGGGATCGACGCTAGTTCCATCAAAGCCCATGACAAAGAGCTGGCCCATCTGCCTGTAGCCAATGTCTCCCATGGCGTACGGGTATGTCAGTCAGCCAGTTTATTCTTCTTCCGGTTATCTGCCATGAAGATCAACAcgaaaaaaatgaaaagaaaagaaaagaatagaaaagaaagacaaaaaagaaaacataaaATGTATTCCTGGGAAGTAATATGAAGAGAGGGAAATATagagataaaaaaaaaaagagagagagagaggtgaCATTGGGAATTGGATCCATTGTGCACGTCATCCCGACAAAGAAACAGGGCCTCGAAGCAAGGGATTAGACTTGCGACGGCAAATAAGCATGGCCCCAGTCAAGGATAGCAAATAGAAGGTGAAATTGCGCCAAAAGGCTAAGTTTCAGACCATTCGATTTCTGAGGGGACAAACCGGCACACATACCTGTCGAGCTCGTTGCAGTCCCATTCTGGGAGCGACTCTTCCTCCCTAGCCGCTGCCATGGCGGCGACGGGGGATCCCGTGGTGCCCTTCTCTTTCCAGCCGAATTGGTTCTCCCCGGtaagcaaaaaaaagaattttaCTTTGTCTCACGTGGAGGATCGGGGGGCGGGAGCGCTGGGGCTCAAGGGCCACGCGATCTCTTTTAAGATCAACAGCAGTGGAGCAAGGAGCTGTACTGTAAACTGGGGGAAACAGACGGGTCCAGAAGAGGCCAGGGGAAACCCGGGCCTTGCAGTAGCTATCGAGATGTAATGGAGGGGGAGAAAGAGAATGATGCGGCAAAATGGCGCACTGGCTACGGGTCTATAACAGTCACAGTGTGCAGCTTCaggtgtacggagtaggtaATGTTGACTGGCGTGGGGGGCAAAAACAACGAAACACAGCCAGTCTGACGGTACCAGCTTTCAGGCCAATCTCTTTGGATCTGAGCTGGAGCTGCCGAGCTCTGGGAGCCAGCTAACTGTCCAGAGAGGAGGCGGTTAAGCTGCACTCCATGCAGCTTCGCGAGCCCTTTTCTCGGACGTTCGACGGTTTTGCGGTTTGGACGAGCGCGGAGAAAAGTGGTGGCCGCCGGCTTGCGGTGTGCTGATTGGGCGGGTTGCTGACATAAGTTCGCCAGCCAGCCGCTGCTTTGACGACTCGCGATGACGATGAGCGTCGAACGGCGGCAGGGCTGGTTGTCGCCTGGGAGGACGACAGCGAGTCTCGCGGGAAGAAGTGTGCTGCCACCCGGCCACGCCTCCACCGGTCTCtccaagaaaaaaaaaggagggaaaaaaaaaaaagagaaaagaaaaaaagaggccCTGCCGCCTCCCCTCCCGGTAAAACTCAACGGCAATCGCAGACGTTCCCTCCCAGGATCTGGCCGCAAGCGGCCCGTGCTACGCTTTGGTCGTGGTTAATTTCCGCGTCTGCCACGAGGCAAGCAACCAAGTCTTTGCGCTGGTCTGTCGACGACCATCTTGCTGAGTTAGAAGAAGGCTGCGATCTCTACGCATTCTGGCTATTGCCGGGCGCCATCGAGCGTCTCGCACATCCTATGAGGTTTGGAAGGTCTCTGGGTTTCTGGGCTGGCAGGAATATGATCGTGGGTGCTGAGGAATCCGCGATTTTGGCCTTGATCCCTGCATCCTTAAGGGCGCTTGGCTTCTCGCAATCTCAGATCTGAATTGCGTGATTATTCTGGCCTCTTGACCTGCCTGTTTGGGCAAACGATTCTTTCCAGAGAACAGATAGGTCGTTAATATGGGGCTCCCCGGGCCGAGATAGACCAACGAACGACAGTAGTCCTGCCGGCTATGAAAGCGACACACGTCAAAGGAGGAGCAGTACCAAGAGTTTGATTGCCACTCCAAGAGAGCTCTTCTTTCAACGTCCAATCTCTTTTTACTTTCTCTTACGGCCCTCCATGCCAGTTACTCAACACTGCAGTCTCTATCCCTTCGAACTTCGGTTACTCTCGAAACAATGTGTTTCTTCAACCGCTGGAATCGAATCGCAACTCGATAATGTCATCGGGCTACGTGGTGTCAACTTGCACGGCTCgtttttcttgtttataCCGGGCAAGATACACTCCCGACGGATGCAATATCTCCGGGGGCtgggatgatgatgatgatgaaaaCTTGCCTCCCAGCCCGAACGACTAAAGCTAGCCATGATACAAAAGAGCCAGTTGAGAGTCTTGCTCTCGACATTGGTTGAGGGGATTCCCTCAGGTACTGAGCCGATCCTTTGAAGGCGCAGCTTCCCCTTACATATTCGAACTCGTTTCCCATCTGGAGATTTAAAACTGGCCAGGCGCACAGGAGAGTGCAAACTTGCCGTAGTGCATCTTCACCCTCTATGGCCTGCATCCTCTAATCCAGTCTCACATCACCAGCGATTTGAGGGCCGGCAAGCTCCTCACCCTCAGGTGACCTCCTGTTTATATTGACTGTTTCCTCGGAGTATGTTCAGTTCCACTTGAAATGTAAGGCCTGCTTCAGTGTAGTCAGTCTCGCTGTCAGCGCAGGGATTCCAGGCTCGGCTCTTCATGACGATGACCTCTACGCCCGCCGCTGTGGGGCATGACTGGTGGGCAATGCAGCCGCTTTCTCTTTACGCATTCTCTTCTCCGTCCGTTTATGTTCGTCCTTTGGATTCCTCTGCAAAAATTTAGCGGCCTAACAGCGACCTCAGGGATCCGAATGAACTCTCTCAACACAAACTTAAATGGGTCTTCCCTGAGAGTGGTTAGCCTCCCGAGAGGCAATTCCGAGGATAAATTCTCTCTTGTCCCGTTTCCTTTCGGGGCGCAGCGAAGGTCAAAGGATGTTATCACAAGCCTCCGCTCAACGGCTTGTGTGGAGCAAAACTAAATATTCAACATAGAATGTACAGACTTTCAGGGAGTTGTATTTACCCACATTACTAATCGAGCTCTCTCAGGATTCCTGCGTGAAGCGGCTGGATCCGTTGAAATATAAGGGCCGAACGACGGCTCTTTCTCAACATTGGCTGAGAAATGATGACGTCCACAATAAGAACGGGCTAAGCAACTTCAGGCCGTACCTCACGGGCATCACCTTCAGTTCGCGGATTGCCGTCATCGGTCCCAGCGCGGCTGGTCAACCAATCATCGTGTCTCCAGCCCAGCTCCATGTCGTTCTCGGAAGTAATTGGCCGGGAACCGCTGTCAACAGTCCCTTTTTCCGGGGCATCTTCAAGGAGTTACGGCGACAAATTATCGCATAGGAAAGTATATAAACAAGAGGATAGACGCCCTCGAAAACGGGAGGCGTGGTAAATACGTCACATACATAATATTACATACATCAACAACGCTGGTGAATTAAGTTATAGGTACGCCGTAGTAGTTATATAACGTACACTCCATACATCAGTCCGCCATCCTGCATACTTGAAACTCTGGGGTCACTCTTCAAAAGTGAAGGGCGATTGACGGGCGCCCTATTTCGTTCAAGCTTGAGTGCTGCAACTTGCTCTAATCACTAAAGGAGGAAAGTTGCGATCTTGCTGATCCTTTGGGAGCGACGCGTAAAGAGATCATATTTCGGAGGCCAAAGGCAATGCGACGTTACATATCAGCAAGCTAATAGATGTCGACTTTCGAGCTTGAGACTTGGAAGGGTGACGTGGTGGTTGCACCTGAAGCATGGAATTCTCGATACGTAGTAGTTACACAGCAAATTACGGTCATATTACATACATGTACTCCATACGA includes:
- a CDS encoding uncharacterized protein (CAZy:GH3~EggNog:ENOG410PJPJ~COG:G~BUSCO:1309at33183) — encoded protein: MGDIGYRQMGQLFVMGFDGTSVDPQIRSLIEDYRLGSIILTAKNLKSAEETTKLVLELQTIARDAGHPAPLMIGLDQENGGVNSLFDEIYIRQFPSAMGIAATGSKSLAREVAKATAQELSAVGVNWILGPVLDVLNNARSQPLGVRSIGDDAQEVSAYGVEFMKGYQEAGLVTCGKHFPSYGNLEVLGNQTDVPVITDTLEQLSMSALVPFRNAIAQGIDSMMVGGCAMSSAGVNVMHACLSEQVVDDLLRKDLNFNGVVVSECLEMEALSFNIGVGGGTVMAMKAGCDLILLCRSFSVQQEAINGLRLGVENGIINKERIRQSVQRVLDMKARCTSWEKALNPAGISLLSQMQPSHTNLSTRAYNSSITIVRDKNNLLPLTSVLEPDEELLLLTPLVKPLPASAVSLSITESSRETVLSTDTVSWERSASVMSGESVFREFGRSLARHRNGRVLHTSYTANGVRPVHENLINRASGVIVVTADSNRNLYQYGFTKHVAMICNAQFAANGDRRSKPLVVVAVSSPYDFATDQSIGTYVCTYDFTETALQALVKVLYGDLTATGVLPGTLSRSQKLHQSRQHWLVENWNEDRDANALDELLTAIREDSTHNQRSALAGVTSNTFLLRNSDVEEAHFVVRNSSTQALYGFCSTYFFKSTGTAVIGALIVDPGRRKLSIGNSLHNRAIRSLMQRQGVRRFQLGSRLPGVYLGIPTGNPVERKRLRQWFASLGWNTSLSRPVCTMILPNLGEWTPPEGLTRTLKSAEVSYDLVYGLDYAEAILDHVKTNSRQGVMEIYKMALSGSSANGIIRAKRNGDDAILGTVVVYTSESTLAEFVPTVKEARPMGGGISSAVISPSAGEYSTIVQGLILLGIKQLRSQGASAVVLDCVDGDGNFDGLSAMGFSTLHSFEEVTCDAATWNMLTSS